The window cccaaaaacccccaaaacagccccaaaacagcccaaaaccagcccaaaataccccaaaaccagccccaaaccagcccccaaaaccaccccaaaaataccccaaaaatagccccaaaacagcccaaaaccaccccaaaaattaGCCCTAAACCCCCCCCTCAAAACagccccaaaccacccaaaacagcccaaaaatgccccaaaatttaaccccaaaacccccctggaaacaccccaaaaagagccccaaaccagcccaaaagtaccccaaaaccccccaaaataccccagaatttcaccccaaaagccccccaaaaaacaccccaaagaaaccccaaatcAGCCCAAAACCACCCtaaaaatacccccaaaccagccccaaaccagcccaaaaccaccccaaaaataccccaaaatttAACCCAAAAACCTCCCCGGAAACAGcccaaaacagcccaaaaatacccaaaaataccccaaaaattAACCCGCAACGGCCCCCCCGGAAACGCCAAAAAACAgcccccaaacaccccaaaaccacccaaaactcACCCCAAAATACCCAACTCCCctcaaaatatcccaaaatgccccaaattcaccccaaaaaccccccaaaattcacCCCCAAATTAACCCCAAATCTCCCAAATTcacccaaaatccaccccaacatccccccaaaacccccaaaattcaccccaaaatcgccccaaaatcccccaaattcaccccaaatccccaaattccaccagaatcccccaaattcaccccaaaatccaagcCCCGCCCCCTCGATGATGTCACCGCTCTTGGCCCCGCCCCCAGGTGCTCGACCCCGCCCCCTCGATTACGTCACTGATCTACAAAAACATGGAGAGGTGAAACGGGTCCGGCAGCGGTGagagactgggaggggactgggaggggattgggagggcactgggacaaactgggagggattgggagggactgggaggggattgggaggcactgggacaaactgggagggattggagggactgggaggggattgggggggactgggaggggactgggaggggactgggaggggattgggagagactgggaaggattgggagggactgggagagactgggaaggattgggagggactgggagagactgggaggggattgggagggactgggaggggattgggagggattgggagggactgggagggattggagggactgggaggggattgggggggactgggagggactgggagggacggggaggggattgggaggcactgggacaaactgggagggattgggaggggactgggaggggactgggaggggactgggaggggattggagAGACTGGGaaggattgggagggactgggagagactgggaggggactgggaggggactgggaggggattgggagggactgggggggattgggaggggactgggaggggactgggggggattgggaggggactgggaggggactgggagggactgggggggattgggaggggactgggaggggactgggaggggattgggccAAAGAGCGAGGAGACTGGGCTGTACTGGAGGGTGTCAGTGCTTCCtactggtccgtactggtccctactggtctgtactggtttgggtgctggggggcAGTGGCAACACTGGGGGGACCCTGGGCTGTACTGGGGGAGCCtgtactggtttgtactggtccGTACCGGTCCGTTCTGGTCtgtactggtccatactggtttATATTGGTCCATACCGGTATGTACTGGACtgtactggtccatactggtttatactggtccatactggtctgtactggtcaGTACGGGTCCGTACTGGTGTATACTGCTCCGTACTGGTGCATACTGGTCTGTACCAGTCTGTACAGGTCTGTACTGGTCCATAGTGGTCCGtactggtccgtactggtccTATACTGGTTTTATACCAGTCCATACCGGTCTATACTGGTCCCTACTGGTCCGTACTGGTTCatactggtccgtactggtTTGTACCGGTCCGTACTGTTTCctactggtccatactggtctATACTGGCTTTATACCGGTCCATACTGGtctatactggtttatactggtccgtactggtcTATACTGCTCTCTACTGGTTTGTACTAGCCTGTACTGGTCCGTACCAGTCTATACCACTCcgtactggtttatactggtccgtactggtTTATAATGGCTTATACTGGTCTATACTGGTCTATACTGGTCTATACTGGTTTATACCAGTCCATATTGGTTTATACTGGtctatactggtttatactggtccATGCTGGTTTTGTAATGGTTTATACTAGCTTATACTAGTCTGTACCGGTTTATACCGGTCCGTCCCGGTCtatactggtccatactggtcccTACTGGTCCCCGCAGGTGGCGGGAGGCGGCGCAgcggagcagcagcagcgctaCGGGCCCAGCCTGCGCCTGCTGCGCATCATCTACGAGCGCCAGTGAGGCCCACGCCCACCCCGGGCCACGCCCACCCCGGCACGCCCACCCCGGCCACGCCCCACCAATAAAGGCTCCGCCCCTTTCCGCTCTGGGTGTGGTCAATGCCTTTATTTGGGCAAAAGGGGCGGGGCTGTGGTGACGTCATCGCTCctgtggagggaaggagggaggggtcgCAATCAGCGAGGCCACGCCCCTTTCTCTGGCCACGCCCCTTTCTCTGGCCACGCCCCCCCGGTTCTCAGCGCGCTCCCATTGGCTGGCTGAGACCCCGCCCCCAAATGGACCCGGAAATGCCGGAAATGCCCCAAATTCAGCCCGAAATGCCCTGGAAGAACGGCCCCAAATGCAGCCAAAATGAGCCCAAAAATATCAACCCCAAATGCCCCAAATTCAGCCCGAAATCCTCCCAAAACTCCacccaaaaatgccccaaattcAGCCCGAAATTCACCCAAAATTCATCCAAAAATTACCTGaaaaaaatgaccccaaattcacgccaaaatgccccaaattcaccccaaatgCCCCAAATTCTCGCCAAAATGCCCTAAACTCACCCCAATATTACCTGAAAAAACGGCCCCAAATCCgccaaaatccacccaaaaataccaccccaaaatgccccaaatcaccccaaaatcctcccaaaaatccaccccaaaaatgccccCAAATTCAGCCCGAAGTTCACCCAAAATTCATCCCAAAATTACCTgaaaaaatgaccccaaattcaccccaaaatgccccaaattcagcccgaaatcctcccaaaaatccaccccaaaaatgcctCAAATTcacccaaaatccaccccaaaatgaccccaaaataccccaaactcccccaaaaATACCTAAAAATCCACCCGAAATtcccccagtgaccccaaaatgccccaaattcAGCCCAAAAAGTATCTGAAAAAGCGGCCCCAAATCCGCCCAAAAGTCACCCAAAAATTCAcccaaaaatgaccccaaaacgccccaaattcaccccaaaagAGCCAAAATTCccgccctccctcccctcccattGGCCAACCCAagccctgcccctcccctcccattggctgcccttagccccgcccctcctcTCCCATTGGCTGCTCTCAGCCCCGCCCCCTCCTTTCTCATTGGctgcccttagccccgccccctcccacCGAAGCcccgcccccctccccctcccattggctgcctccagccccgcCCCCACCTCGCCGCGCTCCCATTGGCCGCCCCGCGGCGCCGCCCCCTCTCAGGGCTCTCCCCATTGGCTGCGTGAAGCTGAGGGCGTCGCCCAGCGCCCCCCCATTGGCCGCGGCGGGGTCTGGAACAGCGCCACCCACAGGCCCAGGCCCAGCCCCCAGAGCGCCGCCCCCACGGCCGAGCGCAGCACGTCTGGGGGGGGGACGGGAGGCGTCAGCGAGGGGCCCcgaaatcaccccaaatccacccaaaaacCGGCCCCGAATccacccaaatccaccccaaaatcagcccccaaatccccccccaaaatcaccccaaatccgCCCAAAAACCAGCCCCGAAATCtacccaaatccacccaaaaacCAGCCccgaaatccccccaaatctaCCCAAAAACTGGCCccgaaatccccccaaatccacccaaaaacCGGCCCCgaatccccccaaatccacccaaaaacCGGCCccgaaatccccccaaatccaccccaaaatcaccccaaatccgCCCAAAAACCAGCCCCGAAATCtacccaaatccacccaaaaaccagccccaaaatcaccccaaatctACCCAAAAACCGGCCCccgaaattcccccaaatccacccaaaaacCGGCCccgaaatccccccaaatccaccaaATCAGCCCcgaaatcaccccaaatccacccaaaaacCAGCCCCGAAATCaacccaaatccaccccaaaaccagccccGAAAcccagccccaaaatccccccaaatccacccaaaaacCAGCCTCGAAATCCCCCCAATCCACCCAAAAACCAGCCCTAAAATCAGCCCCCGAaatcagccccaaaatccacccaaatccaCCTCAAaatcagccccaaaatccccccaaatccaccccaaaatcagtccaaaaccagccaaaaatcagccccaaaattcccccaaatccacccaagaatcagcccccaaatcccccccaaaatcagccccgaaatcccaaatcccccaaatcagCCCAAAATCAGCCCAAATCCCCAGAAATTTCCCCAAAATTGTGCAAATGCCcctaaaataccccaaaattaccccaaaaattccccaaattccccccaaaatccccccaaattccccaaatccttccccaaatcctccccaaatcctccccaaatcctcccaaatccccaaaatttccccaaaatctccccaaGTTCCCCCAAAATTacccaaatttcccccaaattctccccaaatccccccaaaattctcctcagaattcccccaaatcctccccaaattcccccccaaaattaCCCCAAAATCTCCTAAATTGCCCCaattctccccaaatccccaaaccgccccaattttcccccaaaatgccccaaatccccccaaaattctcCCCCaatcccccaaatttccccccaaatctcccccaaattcctccaagtccccccaaattcccccaaatccctgaaaaCCCCcacaaatccccccaaaatcttaaaaaaatcttaaaattgccccaaattccccccaaattgtcccaaaatccccccaaattccccccaaatgcccccaaaattccctccaaatctcccccaaattcccccgaattccccccaaaatcccccccgaattctccccaaattccccccaaatctccccaaaaaatcccccaaatttctcaaaatcccccaaattccccccaaaatcccccaaattacCCCCAAATctctcccaaatccccccaattccccaaaactccccccaaatctcccccaaattgccccaaattccccccgaATTCTCCCCTaattcccccaaaccccccaaattgCCCAAAATTCCCTCCAAAtctcccccaaattcccccgaatccccccaaattctcccccaattccccaaaattccccccaaatctccccccaaatcccccagatttccccaaatctcccccaaaatccccccaaatcccccccaaatttcccaaaacccccccaaaaccccccagatttcccaaaatcccccaaaatttccccccaaatccccccaaattctccccccaattccccaaaattcccccccccaaatctcccccaaaaatccccccaaatccccccaaacccccccaaattcccccccaaacccccccaaaatccccaaacccccccaaatccccgccGGGCGCTCACAGCGTTTGAGGCGGCGGCTGCTCCCCGAAGGGCGGCGCCAGGAAGGCGGCGCGGAAGAACCAGAGCACGTTCACCAGCCAcaggaagggcagcagcaggaacccGCCTGGGCACCAACATGGGCACCGctcagggcacagctgggcacagctgggcacacctgggcacagctgggcaccaACATGGGCACCGctcaggggcacagctgggcacacctgggcacacctgggcacacctgggcacagctgggcacagctgggcaccaACATGGGCACCGctcagggcacagctgggcacagctgggcacagctgggcacacctgggcacacctgggcacagctgggcaccaacatgggcacacctgggcacagctgggcaccaACATGGGCACCGctcagggcacagctgggcacagctgggcacagctgggcacacctgggcacacctgggcacagctgggcaccaacatgggcacacctgggcaccaACATggacacagctgggcacagctgggcaccaACATGGGCACCGctcagggcacagctgggcacacctgggcacacctgggcacagctgggcacacctgggcacacctgggcacagctgggcaccaACATGGGCACCGctcaggcacagctgggcacacctgggcacacctgggcacagctgggcacacctgggcacacctgggcacagctgggcaccaACATGGGCACCGctcagggcacagctgggcacacctgggcacagctgggcacagctgggcaccaacatgggcacacctgggcacagctgggcaccaACATGGGCACCGCtcagggcacacctgggcacagctgggcacagctgggcacagctgggcaccaacatgggcacacctgggggcacctgggatacacctgggcaccGACTGTGGGCACAGCAAGAACCAACCGGGCACTGACGGGGGCACGGGGGAGGGGCACCGCTCAGGGCACCTGcgggcacctgggcacagctgggatacaccctgacacagctgggcacagctgggacacaccggggcacagctgggcacagctgggatacaccctgacacagctgggcacagctgggcagagctgggaccacaccagggcacagctgggcacagctgggcacagctgggatacaccctgacacagctgggcacagctgggacacaccagggcacacctgggcacagctgggatacaccctgacacagctgggcacagctgggcagagctaGGACACAccggggcacagctgggcacagctgggatacaccctgacacagctgggcacagctgggcagagctgggacacaccagggcacagctgggcacagctgggcacagctgggatacaccctgacacagctgggcacagctgggcacagctgggatacaccctgacacagctgggcacaggcacaggaaggcagcagcaggaacccGCCTGGGCACCGGTGAGGGCACGGCTcagggcacctgggcacagctgggcacagctgggcaccgacggggggcacaggtgagggcaccctggcacagctggaacacacctgggcacaccctgacacagctgggcacagctgggcagagctgggggcacctgggcagtgccaggccCACAGGGATCCCTGGGGTCACTCGGGGGTCACTCAGAGGTCACTCAGGGGACACTCGGGTCActcaggggacactcaggggtcactcaggggtcactcaggggtcactcaggggtcactcggggtcactcaggggtcactcaggaaTCACTCAGGTTTCACTCGGGGTCACTCAGGGGGTCACTCagggggtcactcaggggtcactcgggggtcactcaggggtcactcaggggtcactcaggggtcactcaggggtcactcaggggtcactcagggtcactcaggggtcactcggGTCACTCAGgtgtcactcaggggtcactcaggggtcactcggggtcactcagggtcactcagggtcactcagggtcactcgggggtcactcagggtcactcgGGGTCACtcggggtcactcagggtcactcaggggtcactcagggtcactcaggggtcactcaggggtcactcagggtcactcgGGGTCACtcggggtcactcagggtcactcggggtcactcagggtcactcaggggtcactcagcggtcactcaggggtcactcaggggtcactcggGGTCACTCGGGGTCACTCGGGatcactcagggtcactcaggggtcactcagcggtcactcgggggtcactcaggggtcactcagggtcactcgGAGTCACTCGGGGGTCACTCGGGGGTCACTCGGGGTCACTCGGGTCACtcggggtcactcagggtcactcaggggtcactcagcggtcactcgggggtcactcaggggtcactcgggggtcactcagggtcactcagcggtcactcagggtcactccaggggtcactcaggggtcactcaggggtcactcaggggtcactcagggtcactcagggtcactcaggggtcactcagggtcactcgGGGTCACTCGGGTCACTCGGGGTCACtcggggtcactcagggtcactcaggggtcactcagcgGTCACTCGGGGTCACTCGGGGGTCACTCGGGGGTCACTCGGGGGTCACTCAgcggtcactcaggggtcactcaggggtcactcaggggtcactcagggtcactcaggggtcactcggGGTCACTCGGGGTCACTCGGGGGTCACTcgggggtcactcagggtcactcagggtcactcaggtcactcaggggtcactcagcggtcactcaggggtcactcagggtcactcagggtcactcaggggtcactcagggtcactcagggtcactcagggtcactcgggggtcactcagggtcactcaggggtcactcaggggtcactcaggggtcactcaggggtcactcaggggcactcaggggtcactcaggggcactcagggtcactcaggggtcactcagggtcactcgggggtcactcaggggtcactcaggggtcactcagggtcactcaggggtcactcaggggcactcagggtcactcaggggtcactcagggtcactcaggggtcactcggggtcactcaggggtcactcgggggtcactcaggggtcactcgggggtcactcaggggtcactcagggtcactcgaggggtcactcgggggtcactcgggggtcactcagggtcactcgggggtcactcgggggtcactcagggtcactctagggtcactcaggggtcactcagggtcactcaggggtcactcaggggtcactcaggggtcactcagggtcactcaggggtcactcggg is drawn from Corvus hawaiiensis isolate bCorHaw1 chromosome 37 unlocalized genomic scaffold, bCorHaw1.pri.cur SUPER_37b, whole genome shotgun sequence and contains these coding sequences:
- the PSENEN gene encoding LOW QUALITY PROTEIN: gamma-secretase subunit PEN-2 (The sequence of the model RefSeq protein was modified relative to this genomic sequence to represent the inferred CDS: deleted 3 bases in 3 codons), which encodes MNLERVSNEEKLQLCRKYYLGGFLLLPFLWLVNVLWFFRAAFLAPPFGEQPRLKRYVLRSAVGAALWGLGLGLWVALFQTRRGQWGALGDALSFTQPMGRALRGGGAAGRPMGARRGAMTSPQPRPFCPNKGIDHTQSGKGRSLYWWGVAGVGVASLALVDDAQQAQAGPVALLLLRCAASRHLRGPVGTSMDQYRPGRTGINRYRLV